Proteins encoded within one genomic window of Psilocybe cubensis strain MGC-MH-2018 chromosome 2, whole genome shotgun sequence:
- a CDS encoding putative thiamine biosynthetic bifunctional enzyme, with product MLVERASIKDLVSPLLKRATVAPRRRTLFLPVPVQCQRARMSDSPEIIRARDLPETVETTLYNAPFRVGEEDRTLSLDAPEARRTSQNMLKNIDYTLYLVTGRDLLPPGKDFYQTLEESIQGGVTIVQLREKDLETSAFVELAVKSKVICDKYNVPLLINDRVDVALAAKADGVHLGQSDMAVKRARELLPHTAIIGLSCNTVEHVKGAIKQKVDYIGIGAVWDTKTKKLTNPVIGIHGVADMLAELEGTSIEAVAIGGINSVNLLRTLHGCVTVKNRSLDGVAVVSDIMASADPRCASKKLKEILVNFQRHHKFYCLRHRGRPDIVTVDSVVNGVAELMDEVKKERPLVHQITNTVVSTQSANVTLAIGASPIMATESKEMEDLSRICGGLLVNIGTMRAENLDGMMIAGTSANVLKKPIVFDPVGVGASNFRKNTVKGLLNKWQASVIKGNAGELAALAGTDEVESKGVDSVGSGFKNPAEFVRNLAKRERCVVVLTGPVDYISDGISTVCLENGHELLERITGSGCILGSIIASYCAASSQTDTNTDNGGMFRGDMFTAAIAGVLVLTVAAELAAKRHDVKGPGSFLPALIDELSTLTPEQVREFSKVTVKHL from the exons ATGTTAGTAGAGCGCGCAAGCATCAAGGACCTGGTATCACCCCTGCTCAAGCGAG CGACCGTCGCACCGCGACGACGCACATTGTTTTTACCAGTGCCTGTCCAGTGCCAGCGAGCTCGCATGTCTGATTCTCCTGAAATTATCAGAGCCCGAGATTTGCCGGAGACAGTCGAGACGACACTATATAATGCGCCATTTCGCGTCGGTGAGGAGGACAGGACCCTTTCTCTCGACGCCCCGGAAGCACGCCGCACATCGCAAAACATGTTGAAGAACATCGACTACACGCTTTACCTTGTGACAGGAAGGGATCTCCTGCCTCCTGGCAAG GACTTCTATCAAACATTGGAGGAG TCAATTCAAGGAGGCGTTACCATTGTTCAGCTGCGGGAAAAAGACCTGGAAACTAGCGCT TTTGTCGAACTGGCCGTGAAGTCAAAAGTTATTTGTGACAAGTACAACGTCCCCCTTCTGATCAACGATCGCGTGGATGTTGCTCTCGCTGCAAAGGCCGATGGTGTTCATCTCGGGCAATCCGATATGGCAGTGAAGCGAGCTCGTGAACTGCTTCCTCACACTGCAATCATCGGCTTGAGCTGCAACACTGTTGAGCACGTCAAGGGTGCCATCAAACAGAAAGTCGACTACATTGGCATCGGCGCCGTTTGGGACACAAAAACCAAGAAGTTGACGAACCCTGTTATTGGAATACATGGAGTTGCTGATATGCTTGCTGAACTCGAAGGAACCAGTATCGAGGCTGTTGCTATTG GCGGAATCAACTCTGTTAACCTGCTCCGAACATTACACGGATGTGTCACCGTCAAGAATCGTTCCTTAGATGGTGTCGCTGTGGTATCTGATATCATGGCATCTGCAGACCCACGATGCGCATCCAAGAAGCTCAAGGAGATTCTTGTGAACTTCCAACGTCATCACAAGTTTTACTGCCTCCGCCACAGAGGGAGACCCGACATCGTCACCGTCGACTCAGTTGTGAATGGAGTCGCAGAGCTTATGGATGAAGTGAAGAAGGAGCGTCCACTTGTTCACCAA ATAACCAACACGGTTGTCAGCACCCAATCTGCCAATGTCACCTTGGCCATTGGTGCCAGCCCCATAATGGCCACTGAATCCAAGGAAATGGAGGATTTATCCCGCATCTGCGGTGGTCTTTTGGTTAACATCGGTACCATGAGGGCCGAGAACCTGGATGGGATGATGATTGCAG GCACTTCTGCAAATGTTTTGAAGAAGCCCATTGTTTTTGATCCCGTTGGAGTTGGCGCAAGCAACTTCAGGAAAAACACCGTGAAAG GTTTGTTGAACAAATGGCAGGCCAGTGTCATTAAGGGTAATGCTGGTGAACTCGCTGCCCTGGCAGGCACGGATGAG GTTGAATCAAAGGGTGTCGACAGTGTGGGGTCAGGCTTCAAAAATCCCGCTGAATTTGTGAGAAACCTCGCTAAGAGAGAAC GATGCGTTGTTGTCCTCACTGGCCCTGTTGACTACATCTCGGACGGAATCTCGACCGTATGTCTTGAGAATGGACACGAATTGCTCGAACGCATCACTGGCTCTGGATGTATTCTGGGTAGCATCATCGCCAGTTATTGCGCTGCCTCGTCGCAAACGGACACCAATACCGACAATGGCGGTATGTTCCGTGGAGATATGTTCACCGCAGCCATTGCAGG TGTACTTGTATTGACGGTTGCCGCTGAACTTGCCGCCAAGAGACACGATGTAAAGGGACCTGGTTCATTCCTCCCAGCATTGATCGACGAACTCTCGACTCTCACACCTGAACAAGTCCGGGAATTTTCCAAGGTCACTGTCAAGCACCTGTAG
- a CDS encoding Phytanoyl-CoA dioxygenase domain-containing protein 1-like protein (Phytanoyl-CoA dioxygenase domain-containing protein 1 homolog) yields MPEYLSQEQIDKETTRYLVIPNFLDKEEAHTLLARSKQLLDEFDIHDHPLTKFTTSDDNHVGDDYFLNSGDKIRYFLEEDAVDSNGKLTREKQKSVNKIGHALHELDPAFRKVTLENERLRSLVRDLKFHKDPVALQSMVITKQTHIGGEVPEHNDSTFLYTDPPSALGFWIALEQCTATNGALSFLPGSHKTHPVTKRFVRLGERKGTGFEPLVSSEEEQRLAEAAKGGYILETCNPGSVQFSARSNSYVNALALLGDLVLIHGTVLHKSERNTSPHTRFAYTFHMIESPPHAKYDEKNWLQPTKEMPFSRILPAGEVNA; encoded by the exons ATGCCCGAGTATCTATCGCAAGAGCAAATAGACAAG GAAACTACAAGATACCTAGTGATCCCTAACTTTCTGGATAAAGAAGAGGCGCATACACTGTTGGCGCGGTCTAAACAACTGTTGGACGAGTTTGACATCCACGATCATCCTCTG ACGAAGTTTACGACTAGCGATGACAATCATGTCGGCGACGATTACTTCTTGAACTCTGGAGATAAGAT TCGATATTTTTTGGAAGAAGATGCTGTGGATTCCAACGGGAAACTCACGAGGGAAAAGCAGAAGTCTGTGAACAAGATAGGACACG CTCTGCACGAACTCGATCCTGCATTTCGAAAGGTCACTCTGGAGAATGAGCGTCTCCGAAGTCTCGTTAGAGATCTGAAGTTCCACAAGGATCCGGTAG CCCTGCAGTCGATGGTAATAACCAAGCAAACACATATCGGTGGCGAAG TACCTGAACACAACGATTCAACATTCCTC TACACAGATCCACCTTCCGCTCTTGGATTCTGGATTGCCCTCGAGCAGTGTACTGCCACTAACGGTGCACTGTCTTTCCTACCCGGCTCTCACAAGACCCATCCTGTTACTAAGCGCTTTGTTCGACTtggagaaagaaagggaaCAGGATTTGAGCCGCTTGTATCATCTGAGGAGGAACAGAGGCTGGCTGAAGCTGCTAAGGGAGGTTATATCCTTGAGACATGCAATCCAGGTTCGGTTCAGTTTTCTGCTCGGTCAAATTCCTATGTTAATGCGCTTGCTCTGCTAGGTGACCTGGTTCTCATCCACGGTACAGTGCTCCACAAATCTGAGCGAAATACGAGCCCGCACACTCGATTCGCGTACACCTTCCACATGATCGAGTCACCGCCCCACGCTAAATACGATGAGAAGAACTGGCTTCAGCCCACGAAGGAGATGCCGTTCTCTCGAATTTTGCCCGCTGGAGAAGTTAACGCATGA
- a CDS encoding Pepsin A, which yields MAPLAFILPSLLLSGLAVSADPVHVPLARRSQRRLDVNAEALKLKFKYGLLDRNAALPLSARYMKRANSAAIPIVNQDGDSSYFGSITIGTPPQTFNVILDTGSSDLWVPIAPYMPLFQPSQSSSFKASNSMNDQIEIDYGSGAVKGTLGSDSVTMGGFTMSQTFLTKLTTNLLEGTVSGIMGLAFSSIASTRATPFWQALSSAGQLSSPELSFFLTRADPNSQSLDNPGGVFTLGGTNSSLFTGNIEFNNMPANSQASFWLQSLSAVTVNGKSVSITAGDSAISAIDTGTTLIGGPSADVAAIWAAVPGSSPSLENPGFFGFPCTTDVAVTVSFGGKAWPISSQDMNTGPDQPGSSTCLGAIFDLTMGTNIPASSGNPSWVFGDTFLKNVYTVFRASSPPAVGFAQLSSLAGGTGATTSAPASASSPSLTGLSSEPIIPPTAPSVIPPTVIVTTGVPSSSDGSSPPGSNDSTNTASRPISISRIALALFLIPLVTALL from the exons ATGGCCCCTTTGGCCTTCATACTGCCTTCTCTACTTCTCTCTGGCCTTGCTGTGTCTGCAGATCCTGTGCACGTACCACTAGCGCGTCGCTCACAAAGGCGTCTTGACGTTAACGCGGAGGCACTCAAACTTAAGTTTAAGTATGGGCTTTTAGACCGAAATGCCGCCCTCCCACTATCTGCTCGTTACATGAAACGAGCAAACAGTGCCGCCATTCCTATTGTAAACCAG GACGGGGACTCGAGTTATTTTGGGAGCATAACAATAGGCACGCC ACCTCAAACCTTTAATGTTATTCTGGACACTGGGTCATCTGATCTCTGGGTTCCCATTGCTCCAT ACATGCCTCTTTTCCAACCTTCGCAGTCTTCCTCTTTCAAAGCATCCAACTCCATGAACGATCAGATCGAGATTGACTACGGGTCTGGTGCGGTGAAGGGAACGTTGGGTTCAGATTCTGTAACGATGGGTGGCTTTACAATGAGCCAAACTTTCC TTACGAAACTTACCACCAACTTGCTCGAAGGCACAGTGTCCGGAATTATGGGTCTTGCCTTCTCCAGTATTGCAAGTACTCGTGCGACACCATTCTGGCAAGCTTTATCGAGCGCCGGTCAACTCTCCTCTCCGGAGTTAAGTTTCTTCCTCACGAGGGCCGATCCCAACTCTCAGTCCCTTGACAATCCTGGAGGGGTATTTACGCTAGGAGGAACTAATTCTTCGCTTTTTACTGGGAACATTGAATTCAACAACATGCCCGCCAACAGTCAAGCTTCATTCTGGCTGCAGAGTCTGTCTG CGGTCACGGTCAATGGAAAATCTGTTTCAATCACTGCAGGAGACTCTGCCATATCTGCCATCGACACTGGTACAACACTGATTGGGGGACCTTCAGCCGATGTTGCCGCAATTTGGGCCGCCGTTCCAGGCTCTAGCCCCTCGCTTGAAAATCCTGGATTCTTTGGCTTTC CCTGTACAACTGATGTCGCGGTCACTGTATCCTTTGGCGGGAAAGCATGGCCTATTAGTTCCCAAGATATGAATACGGGTCCCGATCAGCCTGGTAGCTCGACTTGCTTGGGTGCCATTTTCGACCTTACCATGGGAACCAACATACCTGCTAGTTCTGGAAACCCAAGTTGGGTATTTGGAGATACATTCTTG AAAAATGTATACACTGTATTCCGCGCGTCTTCACCTCCTGCGGTAGGATTCGCCCAACTCTCAAGTCTTGCAGGCGGAACAGGTGCGACAACGTCTGCGCCAGCCTCAGCTTCAAGCCCGTCACTTACAGGACTCTCATCTGAACCCATTATACCTCCCACTGCTCCATCGGTCATTCCACCTACTGTTATTGTTACAACAGGAGTGCCGAGTTCTAGTGACGGATCGAGTCCTCCTGGAAGTAACGACAGTACAA ACACGGCTTCACGACCCATATCTATCTCAAGGATAGCTCTGGCTCTCTTCTTGATACCACTCGTGACAGCTCTCTTGTAA